Proteins encoded by one window of Cannabis sativa cultivar Pink pepper isolate KNU-18-1 chromosome 4, ASM2916894v1, whole genome shotgun sequence:
- the LOC133037205 gene encoding uncharacterized protein LOC133037205: MESTFADWFKAFLSGGRVALVDELLMVAWGIWKARNELLWQGRSSQAADVVRVARSCHSSWLLAQENRFELLLFDATVVGSSVCWIKPHAGKLKINTDGAIFEATAQYGTSMIIRNCHGKLIESSSSLHSRACQKY, translated from the exons ATGG AATCTACCTTCGCAGATTGGTTTAAGGCGTTTCTGTCAGGGGGTAGAGTGGCTTTGGTGGATGAGCTCTTGATGGTAGCATGGGGTATTTGGAAAGCTCGAAATGAGCTTCTTTGGCAGGGTCGTTCTTCTCAGGCTGCGGATGTGGTTCGCGTGGCAAGGTCGTGTCACTCTAGTTGGCTGTTGGCTCAAGAGAATAGGTTTGAACTGCTGTTGTTTGATGCTACTGTTGTTGGTAGCAGTGTTTGTTGGATAAAACCGCATGCTGGGAAGCTGAAGATCAACACTGATGGGGCGATTTTTGAGGCAACAGCTCAATATGGTACGAGCATGATCATTAGGAATTGTCATGGGAAGTTAATCGAATCTAGTTCCTCTTTGCATTCTAGGGCTTGTCAGAAATATTAA
- the LOC115714340 gene encoding rho-N domain-containing protein 1, chloroplastic: MSQAVHLVSKCFPGYGISEGKGLLSPGGVSQKTVTLNPCSSRFHYSFHSQVNVGPLRSASAGSSHVCKASSGSYKRNPDFSRHNRQSFSRGRNRQNEDRDNYENLDDSDIVASKNGPYFSLSNSPKFQATAAPGPREKEIVELFRKVQAQLRERAAAKEEKKTEAVQGQGKENETVDSLLKLLRKHSTEQSRRGGSNSGTSKEFMFDQQVQNGQYIRGKSTGSFDSIIGLKDDDVVQEPPNASFTRPVSNFQRRSPVPRTKFKSAYSDDKPVNSMPYVNSGGRGKKNQVEAVPKTELDLDEYEPVSVDHDDEPESDLEPDEPEIVQLLEGEEAHIDEPEIVQLLEDEEAHINEEEEDEDEQVQTEQEDLSGWKLPELRALAKSRGLKGYSKMKKSELIDLLNG; this comes from the exons ATGTCGCAAGCCGTTCACCTCGTCTCCAAGTGTTTCCCAG GCTATGGAATATCAGAAGGTAAAGGTCTCCTAAGTCCAGGAGGAGTTTCACAAAAAACAGTCACCTTGAATCCTTGCTCATCTCGTTTTCATTACAGCTTCCATTCACAGGTCAATGTTGGACCACTCAGGTCTGCTTCTGCTGGTTCATCCCATGTTTGTAAAGCAAGTTCCGGTAGTTACAAGAGAAACCCCGATTTCTCAAGGCATAACAGGCAGAGCTTCTCTCGAGGTAGGAATAGGCAAAATGAAGACAGGGACAATTATGAAAACCTTGATGATTCAGACATCGTTGCCTCTAAAAATGGGCCGTATTTTTCGTTATCAAATTCTCCTAAATTCCAGGCCACTGCAGCTCCGGGACCTAGAGAAAAGGAGATTGTTGAGCTTTTTAGAAAGGTTCAGGCTCAGCTTCGGGAGAGAGCTGCAgctaaagaagaaaagaagactGAAGCCGTGCAAGGGCAAGGTAAAGAGAACGAAACTGTGGATTCGCTTCTTAAGTTATTAAGAAAGCACTCAACTGAACAATCGAGGAGAGGTGGTAGCAACAGCGGGACAAGCAAAGAGTTCATGTTTGATCAGCAAGTACAGAATGGCCAATACATTAGAGGAAAAAGCACAGGCTCGTTTGATTCCATCATCGGTTTAAAGGACGACGATGTTGTCCAGGAGCCGCCCAATGCCTCTTTTACTAGACCTGTATCAAACTTTCAACGCAGATCTCCTGTCCCCCGGACGAAATTCAAGTCCGCTTATTCTGATGACAAACCAGTCAATTCAATGCCATATGTGAATTCAGGCGGGAGAGGAAAGAAAAATCAGGTTGAGGCAGTTCCTAAAACCGAGTTGGACCTGGACGAGTATGAGCCAGTGTCTGTTGACCATGATGATGAGCCCGAGTCAGACCTTGAACCCGATGAGCCAGAGATTGTTCAGTTGTTAGAAGGTGAAGAAGCTCACATTGATGAGCCAGAGATTGTTCAATTGTTAGAGGATGAAGAAGCTCATATTAACGAGGAAGAAGAGGATGAAGATGAACAGGTTCAGACCGAGCAAGAGGATTTGAGTGGCTGGAAACTACCCGAACTACGGGCACTAGCCAAGTCTCGCGGTTTAAAAGGGTATTCGAAAATGAAGAAGAGTGAGCTTATCGATTTGCTTAACGGTTAA